One window of Microbacterium sp. Root61 genomic DNA carries:
- a CDS encoding DUF4862 family protein: MTAASAPRFEGLVVGAYAASPAHRQWDPSAESAFFEALAATPGIGALELPWLGSIHPHDDGWLHRSLPATLRAVVTDIPYTMGRIGAAPAYGLASHDEDGRRAAIADVRLLLDDVRAFDDAQSRSVVGVVELHSAPRGARGGVDPLVRSLTEIAGWEWGSVDLVLEHCDAWRDGQAPEKGFLDLSVELDAIERSGTPIGISLNWGRSAIEGHSADTPVAHAREAAERGLLRGFIASGAAATETAFGPAWIDAHLPFAPSPTIAHGTPGSLMTETAVADVVRAAGRLDWAGVKVGCAQDAASVADRVVLVAEAVGVLNGILDGP; this comes from the coding sequence ATGACCGCGGCATCCGCTCCTCGCTTCGAGGGCCTCGTCGTCGGCGCCTACGCCGCCTCCCCCGCGCACCGTCAGTGGGATCCGAGCGCCGAGTCCGCGTTCTTCGAGGCTCTGGCCGCAACTCCCGGCATCGGCGCGCTCGAGCTGCCCTGGCTCGGGAGCATCCACCCGCACGACGATGGATGGCTGCACCGGAGTCTCCCCGCGACGCTGCGCGCCGTAGTGACCGACATCCCGTACACGATGGGCCGGATCGGCGCCGCGCCGGCCTACGGCCTCGCCTCGCACGACGAGGACGGCCGCCGCGCCGCGATCGCCGACGTGCGCCTGCTCCTCGACGACGTCCGCGCCTTCGACGACGCCCAGTCGCGCTCCGTCGTCGGGGTCGTCGAGCTGCACTCCGCCCCGCGCGGTGCGCGCGGCGGCGTCGACCCGCTCGTCCGGTCGCTGACCGAGATCGCCGGGTGGGAGTGGGGCTCAGTCGATCTCGTGCTGGAGCACTGCGACGCGTGGCGCGACGGTCAGGCCCCGGAGAAGGGCTTCCTCGATCTTTCCGTCGAGCTGGACGCGATCGAGCGCTCGGGCACTCCGATCGGCATCTCCCTGAACTGGGGCCGCTCGGCCATCGAGGGGCACTCGGCCGACACCCCCGTGGCGCATGCGCGCGAAGCCGCCGAGCGCGGTCTGCTGCGCGGGTTCATCGCCTCCGGGGCGGCGGCCACCGAGACCGCGTTCGGTCCGGCCTGGATCGACGCGCACCTCCCGTTCGCCCCCTCGCCGACGATCGCCCACGGCACGCCGGGCTCGCTCATGACCGAGACCGCGGTCGCCGATGTCGTCCGCGCGGCGGGCCGGCTCGACTGGGCCGGCGTGAAGGTCGGCTGCGCACAGGATGCCGCATCCGTCGCCGACCGCGTGGTCCTGGTCGCTGAAGCGGTGGGCGTCCTGAACGGGATCCTCGACGGACCCTGA
- a CDS encoding acyl-CoA dehydrogenase family protein, with amino-acid sequence MSNPDVSSLAEDRLSGVFSLDALLPADAQEWQQRAREFARTRIAPVIEEDFENQYFRRELVEEFGAAGFLGMHISGYGCAGASATAYGAVCLELEAVDSGWRTFVSVQGSLAMSAIAKFGSEPQKERWLPEMAAGRVIGCFALTEPTGGSDPAAMTTTARRDGDGWVISGTKRWIGLATLADIAIVWANTDEGIRGFIVPTDSDGFEATAITGKLAMRASIQCDVSLDEVRVGDDALLPGVTGLRGPFSCLNEARYGIVWGVMGAARSCLEVAIARSQDRSVFGAPIGSFQLTQAKLADMLLEYEKGVLLALHLGAQKDAGTLTHAQISVGKLNNVREAIAIAGAARSVLGGDGITSEFPVMRHMANLEAVRTYEGTDEIHALILGRELTGFAAFS; translated from the coding sequence ATGAGCAACCCCGATGTCTCGTCCCTCGCCGAAGACCGCCTGTCGGGCGTCTTCTCCCTCGACGCGCTGCTGCCGGCAGACGCGCAGGAATGGCAGCAGCGTGCGCGCGAGTTCGCCCGCACCCGCATCGCCCCGGTGATCGAGGAGGACTTCGAGAACCAGTACTTCCGCCGCGAGCTGGTGGAGGAGTTCGGTGCCGCCGGATTCCTCGGGATGCACATCTCCGGCTACGGCTGCGCGGGTGCCAGTGCCACCGCGTACGGCGCGGTCTGCCTCGAACTGGAAGCGGTCGACAGCGGCTGGCGCACGTTCGTCTCCGTGCAGGGCTCACTCGCGATGAGCGCGATCGCCAAGTTCGGCTCGGAGCCGCAGAAGGAGCGCTGGCTGCCCGAGATGGCGGCCGGACGCGTCATCGGATGCTTCGCCCTCACCGAACCCACGGGCGGCAGCGACCCCGCCGCCATGACCACGACGGCACGCCGTGACGGCGATGGTTGGGTCATCTCCGGCACGAAGCGCTGGATCGGCCTGGCGACCCTCGCCGACATCGCGATCGTGTGGGCGAACACCGACGAAGGCATCCGCGGCTTCATCGTCCCGACGGACTCGGACGGGTTCGAGGCCACCGCGATCACCGGCAAGCTCGCCATGCGGGCGTCGATCCAGTGCGACGTGAGCCTGGACGAGGTACGTGTCGGTGACGACGCACTCCTGCCCGGCGTCACCGGCCTGCGCGGACCGTTCTCGTGCCTCAACGAGGCCCGCTACGGAATCGTGTGGGGCGTCATGGGCGCGGCGCGGAGCTGCCTCGAGGTCGCTATCGCGCGGTCGCAGGATCGCTCCGTGTTCGGCGCCCCGATCGGCTCCTTCCAGCTCACGCAGGCGAAGCTCGCAGACATGCTGCTCGAGTACGAGAAGGGCGTCCTGCTCGCACTCCACCTCGGAGCGCAGAAGGATGCCGGCACCCTGACCCACGCGCAGATCAGCGTCGGAAAGCTCAACAACGTGCGCGAGGCGATCGCGATCGCGGGCGCGGCGCGGTCCGTCCTCGGCGGCGACGGCATCACCTCGGAATTCCCGGTGATGCGCCACATGGCCAACCTCGAAGCGGTGCGCACCTACGAGGGCACGGACGAGATCCACGCCCTCATCCTCGGCCGCGAGCTGACCGGTTTCGCCGCCTTCTCCTGA
- a CDS encoding CaiB/BaiF CoA transferase family protein, whose translation MTVGALEGIKVVDLSRVLAGPYATMLLADFGADVVKVEPLEGDQTRGWRPPVAPDGSSTYFASVNRNKRSVTADLRDPDDVAAVRRLVAEADIVIENARSGAMEKLGFGYDALRADNPGLIYCSISGFGATEGAGLPGFDLLVQATGGLMSITGDEDGGPMKVGVALVDIVTGLHAVTGILAALHARAESGRGQRIEVNLLSSLLSALANQASAHLLGGAVPGRLGNAHPSIAPYQVVAAADRPYALAVGTDGQFRSLCGVLGRPELADDERFRTNTDRVRHRDELIEILEERLQSDSAQAWIDQLSAVAVPAGAINDIPEAFAFATRLGLAPVVEIDGAAQVANPIRFSETPVSYRSGPPPLGPRLSGADTSADAAQSSPTKGNR comes from the coding sequence ATGACCGTCGGGGCGCTTGAGGGGATCAAGGTCGTGGACCTGTCGCGCGTGCTCGCGGGACCGTACGCCACGATGCTGCTCGCGGACTTCGGCGCCGACGTGGTCAAGGTCGAGCCCCTTGAGGGAGACCAGACGCGGGGATGGCGCCCGCCCGTCGCGCCGGACGGCTCGTCCACGTACTTCGCCAGCGTCAATCGCAACAAGCGCTCGGTGACCGCGGATCTGCGCGATCCGGATGACGTCGCGGCCGTGCGCCGCCTCGTCGCCGAGGCCGACATCGTGATCGAGAACGCCCGTTCCGGGGCGATGGAGAAGCTGGGCTTCGGGTACGACGCGCTGCGCGCGGACAACCCCGGTCTCATCTACTGCTCGATCAGCGGATTCGGCGCCACCGAGGGCGCGGGCCTGCCCGGATTCGACCTTCTCGTACAGGCGACCGGCGGACTCATGAGCATCACGGGCGACGAGGACGGCGGTCCCATGAAGGTGGGCGTCGCCCTCGTCGACATCGTCACAGGCCTGCACGCCGTGACCGGCATCCTGGCCGCGCTGCATGCGCGGGCCGAGTCCGGCCGCGGTCAGCGGATCGAGGTGAACCTGCTCTCGAGTCTGCTCTCCGCACTGGCGAACCAGGCCTCCGCGCATCTGCTCGGCGGCGCGGTGCCGGGACGGCTGGGCAACGCGCACCCCAGCATCGCGCCGTATCAAGTGGTCGCGGCGGCCGATCGCCCGTACGCGCTGGCCGTCGGCACCGACGGGCAGTTCCGCTCACTGTGCGGTGTCCTCGGGCGGCCCGAGCTCGCCGACGACGAACGGTTCCGCACGAACACCGACCGGGTGCGGCACCGCGACGAGCTCATCGAGATCCTCGAGGAGCGGTTGCAGAGCGACAGCGCCCAAGCGTGGATCGATCAGCTCAGCGCGGTCGCCGTGCCGGCGGGCGCGATCAACGACATCCCCGAGGCGTTCGCCTTCGCGACGCGGCTCGGGCTCGCCCCGGTCGTCGAGATCGACGGCGCCGCGCAGGTCGCCAACCCGATCAGATTCAGCGAGACCCCCGTGTCCTACCGCTCAGGACCTCCCCCTCTCGGCCCGCGGCTCAGCGGTGCCGACACCTCAGCCGATGCGGCGCAGTCGTCGCCCACGAAAGGAAACCGATGA
- a CDS encoding aldehyde dehydrogenase family protein, with protein sequence MPEVNVRQYVAGEWVAGDGGPLERRNPAAPAEVVARGTVGTADDVDRAVASARAGQSEWAARTSHARGAVLQAAAVLLAGRADEYGSELAREEGKTLREGIGEVRRAAQILDYVGHEPDRAAGEVFHSPRAGERILVVRRPVGTIGVITPFNFPIAIPAWKIAPALLHGNAVVWKASGAVPLLAVRLVETLLAAGLPADVIQLLHGDGAAGPALVAHPGIDAVTFTGSTGVGRAVASAGAARGIPVQAEMGGKNAAVVLADADLDLAVAQVIAGAFVSTGQKCTATSRLIVESAIVDEFLARLRTATDALTVGNPLDPEVAIGPLVSAASRDAVLAGIDTALQDGATRVTSRAPRLDLDGGHFVAPTVLDCRAGGSEVWENELFGPVLAVRTAQDAASAFAMVNQSEFGLSAAVFTRDIATALTAVDLLDVGMLHINSETAGADPHVPFGGVKGSALGPAEQGTAAREFYTRPSTVYLRGAA encoded by the coding sequence ATGCCCGAGGTGAACGTCCGCCAGTACGTCGCGGGGGAGTGGGTCGCCGGCGACGGCGGCCCACTCGAGCGGCGCAATCCGGCGGCTCCGGCCGAGGTCGTGGCACGGGGCACCGTCGGCACGGCCGACGACGTCGACCGCGCCGTGGCATCCGCTCGCGCTGGACAGTCCGAGTGGGCAGCCCGCACGTCCCACGCGCGCGGTGCCGTTCTGCAGGCCGCGGCCGTGCTGCTGGCCGGGCGCGCCGACGAGTACGGGAGCGAGCTGGCCCGCGAGGAGGGCAAGACCCTCCGCGAGGGCATCGGCGAGGTGCGGCGTGCCGCACAGATCCTCGACTACGTCGGCCACGAGCCCGACCGTGCGGCGGGTGAGGTGTTCCATTCGCCGCGTGCCGGTGAGCGCATCCTCGTCGTGCGTCGCCCGGTCGGCACGATCGGCGTCATCACGCCGTTCAACTTCCCCATCGCGATCCCGGCGTGGAAGATCGCTCCGGCCCTGCTGCACGGCAACGCCGTGGTGTGGAAGGCGTCCGGGGCGGTACCGCTGCTCGCCGTGCGCCTGGTCGAGACGCTGCTGGCCGCCGGACTTCCGGCGGACGTCATCCAGCTGCTGCATGGGGACGGCGCCGCCGGTCCCGCGCTGGTGGCGCATCCCGGCATCGATGCGGTGACCTTCACCGGATCGACCGGTGTGGGCCGTGCCGTCGCCTCCGCCGGAGCCGCGCGCGGGATTCCGGTGCAAGCCGAGATGGGCGGCAAGAACGCGGCCGTCGTGCTGGCCGACGCAGACCTCGACCTCGCGGTCGCGCAGGTCATCGCGGGCGCGTTCGTGTCCACGGGGCAGAAGTGCACCGCCACCTCCCGCCTCATCGTCGAATCGGCGATCGTGGACGAGTTCCTCGCCCGCCTGCGCACCGCGACCGATGCGCTGACGGTGGGGAACCCGCTCGATCCCGAGGTGGCGATCGGACCGCTGGTCTCGGCCGCGTCCCGTGATGCCGTCCTCGCCGGGATCGACACAGCGCTGCAGGATGGCGCGACTCGGGTGACCTCGCGCGCGCCCCGCCTCGACCTCGACGGCGGGCACTTCGTCGCGCCCACCGTCCTGGACTGTCGCGCGGGCGGATCCGAGGTGTGGGAGAACGAGCTGTTCGGTCCCGTCCTGGCGGTGCGTACGGCGCAGGATGCGGCATCCGCCTTCGCAATGGTCAACCAGAGCGAGTTCGGGCTCTCGGCCGCGGTGTTCACCCGCGACATCGCGACGGCCCTGACCGCGGTGGATCTGCTCGATGTCGGGATGCTGCACATCAACTCCGAGACGGCCGGCGCTGACCCGCACGTCCCGTTCGGCGGAGTCAAGGGCAGCGCGCTCGGTCCTGCGGAGCAGGGCACGGCGGCGCGCGAGTTCTACACCCGACCGTCTACGGTGTACCTGCGAGGTGCAGCATGA
- a CDS encoding aldehyde dehydrogenase family protein encodes MITRELYIDGRWVAPLSGEYLEVRDPATGDLVGRTAVAGAADVDAAVTVAATAARRWASMPAADRGTILRRAADLMDERIDDIADALTREQGKPLGDSRKEIAFGAIVLRYYAEEGTRVGGSLRPTQRADIRSMVTWAPIGVVGAIVPWNYPVDLYAWKIGPALAAGNAIIVKPPLESPLAIALTVQCLHDAGLPAGVLADLPGALEAGTAISSHPGIGMVTATASTRTGQAIMRSAADTMKRVSLELGGHSPFIVLPDADVAAAAAAAARRSFSNAGQICIAVNRILVADSIADEFVEAVAAEARAIVQGHGIDPAVTGGPTTTTAVIETAQAHIADAVASGARVVTGGARPQGADFDRGTFFLPTVLDGVDRGSRVMREETFGPVVAVHRFAHGLDVDGIAALANDSEAGLAAYVYGGDLDRAWAVAERIDAGGIGVNINDITELHAPFGGWKMSGFGRELGPEGLHGFMQQRHIRLLRRY; translated from the coding sequence ATGATCACGCGCGAGCTCTACATCGACGGCCGCTGGGTCGCTCCCCTCAGCGGGGAGTACCTCGAGGTGCGCGACCCCGCCACCGGCGATCTCGTCGGACGTACCGCGGTGGCGGGTGCGGCTGACGTCGACGCCGCCGTGACGGTCGCCGCGACGGCTGCCCGCCGGTGGGCGTCCATGCCCGCGGCCGACCGCGGCACGATTCTGCGACGCGCGGCAGACCTGATGGACGAGCGCATCGACGACATCGCCGACGCGCTCACCCGGGAGCAGGGCAAGCCCCTCGGCGACAGCCGCAAGGAGATCGCGTTCGGCGCGATCGTGCTGCGCTACTACGCGGAGGAGGGCACCCGCGTCGGCGGAAGCCTGCGTCCCACCCAGCGCGCCGACATCCGCTCGATGGTCACCTGGGCGCCGATCGGCGTCGTCGGCGCGATCGTGCCGTGGAACTACCCCGTCGACCTGTACGCCTGGAAGATCGGCCCGGCACTGGCCGCGGGTAACGCGATCATCGTCAAGCCCCCGCTGGAATCGCCGCTGGCGATCGCCCTCACGGTGCAGTGCCTGCACGACGCGGGCCTGCCGGCCGGCGTGCTGGCCGACCTCCCGGGTGCGCTCGAGGCCGGAACCGCGATCTCGTCCCACCCGGGCATCGGCATGGTCACCGCCACGGCGTCCACCCGCACCGGACAGGCGATCATGCGGTCCGCGGCGGACACGATGAAGCGGGTCTCGCTCGAGCTCGGCGGTCACAGCCCGTTCATCGTGCTGCCCGATGCCGACGTCGCGGCGGCTGCCGCCGCGGCGGCCCGTCGCTCGTTCTCCAACGCGGGTCAGATCTGCATCGCCGTCAACCGCATCCTCGTCGCGGACTCGATCGCCGATGAGTTCGTCGAAGCGGTGGCCGCAGAGGCACGCGCCATCGTGCAGGGTCACGGCATCGACCCCGCGGTCACCGGTGGTCCCACCACGACGACAGCGGTCATCGAGACCGCACAGGCGCACATCGCGGATGCGGTCGCCTCCGGTGCGCGCGTCGTCACCGGTGGCGCCCGACCGCAGGGCGCCGACTTCGACCGCGGGACGTTCTTCCTCCCCACCGTCCTGGACGGTGTCGACCGCGGTTCGCGGGTCATGCGCGAGGAGACCTTCGGTCCCGTCGTCGCGGTGCACCGCTTCGCGCACGGGCTGGACGTCGACGGGATCGCGGCGCTCGCCAACGACAGCGAGGCGGGCCTCGCGGCATACGTCTATGGTGGCGACCTGGATCGTGCGTGGGCGGTCGCCGAGCGCATCGACGCCGGCGGCATCGGCGTCAACATCAACGACATCACCGAGCTGCACGCGCCGTTCGGCGGCTGGAAGATGTCGGGCTTCGGGCGCGAGCTGGGCCCCGAGGGCCTGCACGGCTTCATGCAGCAGCGCCACATCCGTCTGCTGCGGAGGTACTGA
- a CDS encoding sugar isomerase domain-containing protein encodes MTIAQDYLDDVIAKIGRVRDTQAESIAAAAQICADSIAGDNLVFTFGTGHGGFAALESFPRTGGVTGFRPIVESSIALMHHVLGDQGTAQYRFLHTQEGYGRAILRSHQLKEGDSIILFSHSGINSVILDMAMEFKERGLKVIGVTSVPHSSQVASRHSSGKRLFEVADVTIDTGIPLEDASQFIDGLEFPVGPTSTSIAVAVSHAINASTAAELVARGVEPMIMVNTNSNRTTLAHQQNDRNYAELWRRLRSREFSAPVVR; translated from the coding sequence ATGACCATTGCACAGGACTACCTCGACGACGTCATCGCGAAGATCGGCCGCGTGCGCGACACGCAGGCCGAGAGCATCGCGGCTGCCGCACAGATCTGCGCCGACTCGATCGCCGGCGACAACCTCGTCTTCACCTTCGGCACCGGGCACGGCGGATTCGCCGCGCTCGAGTCGTTCCCCCGCACCGGTGGCGTCACCGGCTTCCGCCCGATCGTGGAATCCTCGATCGCGCTGATGCACCACGTCCTCGGCGACCAGGGCACGGCTCAGTACCGCTTCCTGCACACGCAGGAGGGCTACGGCCGCGCCATCCTGCGCTCGCACCAGCTGAAGGAGGGTGACTCGATCATCCTGTTCAGCCACTCGGGGATCAACTCCGTCATCCTCGACATGGCGATGGAGTTCAAGGAGCGCGGGCTCAAGGTCATCGGCGTGACCAGCGTGCCGCACTCGTCGCAGGTCGCCAGCCGCCACTCCAGCGGCAAGCGTCTGTTCGAGGTCGCCGACGTCACGATCGACACCGGCATCCCGCTCGAGGACGCCTCGCAGTTCATCGACGGCCTGGAGTTCCCGGTCGGCCCGACCTCCACCTCGATCGCCGTGGCCGTCTCGCACGCGATCAACGCATCGACGGCGGCAGAGCTGGTCGCGCGCGGTGTCGAACCGATGATCATGGTGAACACGAACTCCAACCGCACGACGCTCGCGCACCAGCAGAACGACCGCAACTACGCCGAGCTGTGGCGTCGCCTCCGCAGCCGCGAGTTCTCGGCACCGGTGGTCCGATGA
- a CDS encoding nucleoside phosphorylase, with protein MSERAWYLGCRADQVGESAVLVGDRGRVLLAAEILDDAEVLNEDRGLTTATGSYRGERITVSAFGMGAPIAAVVLHELAGLGVRRFVRLGTVMTVGETQLGEFVVAHGAVRGESTSSTYLPLEYPAVPDFALTRALEDAVREAGLPTRSGLYASYDGFYTEMFETGVGLTSVDDRYATLERVGIVATDMETSAVLVAARALRVAAASLCLASVAGRTNEKMARPERAVAEKQLLEAGFRALSAAPATV; from the coding sequence ATGTCAGAACGCGCCTGGTACCTGGGCTGCCGAGCCGATCAGGTCGGCGAGTCCGCCGTACTCGTCGGTGATCGGGGTCGAGTACTGCTCGCCGCCGAGATCCTCGACGACGCGGAGGTCCTCAACGAGGACCGCGGGCTGACCACCGCCACCGGCTCGTACCGCGGAGAGCGGATCACCGTGAGCGCCTTCGGCATGGGCGCTCCGATCGCCGCCGTCGTGCTCCACGAGCTGGCCGGCCTCGGCGTCCGCCGCTTCGTCCGCCTCGGCACCGTCATGACGGTGGGGGAGACCCAGCTCGGCGAGTTCGTGGTCGCGCACGGCGCCGTCCGCGGCGAGTCCACCTCGAGCACGTACCTGCCCCTCGAGTACCCCGCGGTCCCCGACTTCGCCCTCACCCGTGCGCTGGAGGACGCTGTCCGCGAGGCGGGTCTGCCGACCCGCTCCGGGCTGTACGCGAGCTACGACGGCTTCTACACGGAGATGTTCGAGACCGGAGTCGGGCTCACGTCCGTGGACGACCGCTACGCCACGCTCGAGCGCGTCGGCATCGTCGCGACCGACATGGAGACCAGTGCGGTGCTGGTCGCCGCGCGTGCCCTCCGCGTCGCCGCCGCTTCGCTCTGCCTGGCGAGCGTCGCCGGACGCACGAACGAGAAGATGGCGCGCCCCGAGCGCGCCGTGGCAGAGAAGCAGCTCCTCGAGGCCGGATTCCGCGCCCTCTCCGCCGCACCCGCAACCGTTTAA
- a CDS encoding carbohydrate kinase family protein, which yields MTGSVSVVGYASLDDSVEIHEFRGVDATSIVRRRSQGAASGIGGVAHIARAVAASDAPVMAVSWVGDDEGGHAWSAALVETGTGVDGVAVHGSRTPSSTMIEIASGGTICLFDPGDCYPDTLTDGQASALTASDWVIMTVAPRALTTAVLDSIPSGARLAWAVKHDDDVYTPELMRRMLQRADLVSFSRGERDYVLGADRASTLRPDALVVETQGADGVSWHLAGDASRAGAVAVERVRDVDTTGAGDTFIGTLVGLIAQGAAPSQLSDSEITALIARSTHAVGALLRSRTADSAATQATQKENH from the coding sequence GTGACCGGCAGCGTCTCGGTCGTCGGCTACGCGAGCCTTGACGACAGCGTCGAGATCCACGAATTCCGCGGAGTCGACGCCACGAGCATCGTGCGACGTCGCTCGCAGGGTGCCGCATCCGGCATCGGCGGGGTGGCCCACATCGCCCGCGCCGTCGCCGCCAGCGACGCCCCGGTCATGGCCGTCAGCTGGGTCGGCGACGACGAGGGCGGGCACGCCTGGAGTGCCGCGCTCGTCGAGACCGGAACCGGCGTCGACGGTGTGGCCGTGCACGGCAGCCGTACGCCCTCCTCGACCATGATCGAGATCGCGAGCGGCGGAACGATCTGCCTCTTCGACCCGGGCGACTGCTACCCGGACACACTGACCGACGGACAGGCGTCGGCTCTCACCGCCAGCGACTGGGTCATCATGACCGTCGCGCCACGCGCGCTGACGACGGCCGTGCTGGACAGCATCCCGTCGGGCGCCCGCCTCGCGTGGGCGGTCAAGCACGATGACGACGTCTACACGCCGGAGTTGATGCGACGGATGCTCCAACGCGCCGATCTCGTCAGCTTCAGCCGCGGCGAGCGCGATTACGTGCTCGGCGCCGATCGCGCATCGACGCTGCGCCCCGACGCCCTGGTCGTGGAGACGCAGGGCGCCGACGGCGTGTCCTGGCACCTCGCCGGAGATGCGTCGCGCGCCGGCGCCGTCGCCGTGGAGCGCGTGCGCGATGTCGACACGACCGGTGCCGGCGACACCTTCATCGGCACGCTCGTCGGCCTCATCGCGCAGGGCGCTGCGCCGTCGCAGCTGAGCGACAGCGAGATCACCGCCCTCATCGCCCGTTCGACGCACGCCGTCGGAGCACTTCTGCGGAGCCGCACAGCCGACTCCGCCGCAACTCAAGCAACACAAAAGGAGAACCACTGA
- a CDS encoding cysteine hydrolase family protein, whose protein sequence is MSTSSSPSTALVLVDVIASFFDPAEANFYPEAPAVLGPIAELLATARERESLVVHAVERHYPGLDDFEFRKLPRHHQIGDTDAAYMPGFEPLPTGREVEVGKRRYSAFYATDLDLLLREQGVQRLIVVGVKTNVCIRATVQDAFAGGFDVWVPRETTNSNRPHLAEASLEDIERYFGRVPSFADAKDAL, encoded by the coding sequence ATGTCTACTTCTTCCTCCCCCTCGACGGCCCTCGTCCTCGTCGACGTCATCGCGTCGTTCTTCGACCCGGCCGAGGCCAACTTCTACCCCGAGGCGCCCGCCGTTCTCGGCCCGATCGCCGAGCTGCTGGCGACCGCGCGCGAGCGGGAGTCGCTGGTGGTGCACGCCGTCGAGCGGCACTACCCGGGTCTGGATGACTTCGAGTTCCGCAAGCTCCCGCGTCACCACCAGATCGGTGACACGGATGCCGCGTACATGCCCGGATTCGAGCCGCTGCCCACCGGTCGTGAGGTCGAAGTCGGCAAGCGCCGCTACTCGGCGTTCTACGCGACCGACCTCGACCTGCTCCTGCGCGAGCAGGGCGTGCAGCGCCTGATCGTGGTCGGGGTCAAAACCAACGTCTGCATCCGCGCCACGGTGCAGGATGCGTTCGCCGGCGGGTTCGACGTGTGGGTTCCGCGCGAGACCACCAACTCCAACCGGCCGCACCTGGCCGAGGCGAGCCTCGAGGACATCGAGCGCTACTTCGGCCGCGTCCCCTCGTTCGCGGACGCCAAGGACGCCCTGTGA
- a CDS encoding ABC transporter permease yields MIDALIASTLVLSVPLVLAALGGAIHRRAGVVNIGLEAHMIVGALVGAVVSGASSNWALGALAGLLAGAASGALMSVLITRLKANEIIVGLGFNIVAFGVIGYLLRATFGTSGTLQPAGLERLPKIEIPLIADVPVLGAMFSGKDPLFWLCIILVPLLAWSLANTRLGLRLRASGSGEAASTSLGLRPLGIRDLAGTFAGAMAALGGVALSLGTVGLFNENMTAGRGYVALAAFYFGRSRPLPTALACVLFGFFDALQIRLQTTGGASADLISTLPYFAVVVVIAITGIRQYRRGARTVS; encoded by the coding sequence GTGATCGACGCGCTCATCGCATCCACCCTTGTCCTCTCGGTGCCGCTGGTGCTCGCCGCGCTCGGCGGCGCGATCCATCGCCGCGCCGGTGTCGTCAACATCGGTCTCGAAGCGCACATGATCGTCGGCGCCCTGGTGGGCGCCGTGGTCAGCGGCGCGAGCAGCAACTGGGCACTCGGTGCACTCGCCGGTCTGCTCGCCGGAGCCGCCTCCGGCGCGCTGATGAGCGTGCTCATCACGCGGCTGAAAGCCAACGAGATCATCGTGGGCCTCGGATTCAACATCGTCGCGTTCGGCGTCATCGGCTACCTGCTGCGCGCGACCTTCGGCACCTCAGGAACCCTCCAGCCGGCCGGACTCGAACGTCTGCCGAAGATCGAGATCCCCCTGATCGCGGATGTCCCCGTCCTCGGGGCGATGTTCTCCGGCAAGGACCCGCTGTTCTGGCTGTGTATCATCCTCGTGCCTCTGCTCGCGTGGTCCCTCGCCAACACCCGACTCGGACTGCGGCTCCGCGCGAGCGGCTCCGGTGAGGCGGCCAGCACGTCGCTGGGACTGCGACCGCTCGGCATCCGCGATCTGGCCGGCACCTTCGCCGGGGCGATGGCCGCGCTCGGCGGCGTCGCGCTCAGCCTTGGCACCGTGGGGCTGTTCAACGAGAACATGACTGCCGGGCGTGGATACGTGGCGCTAGCCGCGTTCTACTTCGGCCGCTCCCGGCCGCTGCCCACGGCCCTGGCCTGTGTGCTGTTCGGCTTCTTCGACGCGCTGCAGATCCGGCTGCAGACCACCGGCGGGGCGTCCGCCGACCTCATTTCGACCCTTCCCTACTTCGCCGTCGTCGTCGTGATCGCCATCACCGGCATCCGTCAGTACCGACGCGGCGCACGAACTGTGAGCTGA